The following proteins come from a genomic window of Malus sylvestris chromosome 4, drMalSylv7.2, whole genome shotgun sequence:
- the LOC126618626 gene encoding rust resistance kinase Lr10-like isoform X2, with the protein MNTDSLLLRPLFFLLVIFFATAINVVPSQAAADDHGADCPISRCRHDGPVIKFPFRLQDDPRHCGHPDFEVSCLENKTMIQLSSSSGLFAIQTIDYEAQQFRVYDANGCLPRRLLNFTLPIDSSQLFHISDYFPSYDFPYFHCYTSTRTTQIENVTLLNCSTDQNFTTIFNEHYFPISCLSVPGHQVLAFPPSASVADLPVPTCSTWRELSLPLRRVDANNNGYKCIWDSFPWLEWESWDNFPACQNCGQGCFLSDSSNQLECYPSQWYSSQQRKGHASSRRSIILGASVASFALISAVVAVVLFFLVKRSNSIQEKENQLKVERFLKDHKSHVPTRYSYADIKKMTNGFKKKLGEGGFGSVYSGELPINGVPVAVKVVSDSKGNGEDFVNEVGTIGRIHHVNVVRLLGFSAEVGKRALLYELMPNRSLENFITSKDQSNNTLFDWQKLHNIVKGIAKGIEYLHQGCDRMILHFDIKPHNILLDHDFNPKISDFGLAKLCSKEDSIISMTAARGTVGYIAPEVFNGNFGSVSHKSDVYSFGMLVLEIVGARKEETSLASGNNEVYFPELVYNRLVQGEALDLKLDTDEDTQIAKKLVIVALWCIQWYPVNRPPMKAVVRMLEGGSENLSMPPNPFASTSAQTDQPRTTLSS; encoded by the exons ATGAATACCGATAGCCTGCTCCTCCGGCCTCTGTTTTTCTTGCTTGTAATTTTCTTCGCCACGGCCATTAATGTTGTACCAAGCCAAGCTGCAGCCGATGATCATGGCGCTGACTGCCCAATTTCACGGTGTAGGCATGATGGTCCCGTTATCAAGTTTCCCTTTCGCCTACAAGACGATCCCCGACACTGTGGCCATCCAGATTTTGAGGTTTCTTGCTTGGAAAACAAGACAATGATTCAGCTCTCATCGTCATCAGGACTGTTTGCCATACAAACAATAGATTACGAAGCGCAACAGTTTCGCGTCTACGATGCGAACGGTTGCCTCCCCAGACGCCTTCTTAACTTTACCCTCCCCATCGACTCATCACAGCTCTTTCATATCTCCGATTATTTCCCGTCCTATGATTTCCCGTATTTCCATTGCTATACTTCAACGCGTACCACACAGATAGAAAACGTTACATTATTAAACTGTTCCACAGATCAAAACTTTACCACAATCTTCAATGAGCACTACTTTCCAATCAGCTGTCTCAGTGTCCCAGGGCACCAAGTTCTGGCTTTTCCACCATCAGCTTCTGTCGCTGATTTGCCTGTGCCAACTTGTAGCACTTGGAGAGAACTCTCTCTTCCGTTACGAAGAGTGGATGCTAATAACAACGGATACAAGTGTATCTGGGACAGTTTTCCGTGGCTTGAATGGGAATCATGGGATAATTTCCCAGCATGCCAAAACTGTGGACAAGGTTGCTTTCTCAGTGACAGCAGCAATCAATTGGAGTGCTATCCTTCGCAGTGGTATTCTTCGCAACAGCGAAAAG GCCATGCATCAAGTAGGAGGTCGATTATCTTGGGAGCGAGCGTAGCTTCATTTGCTCTTATATCAGCGGTGGTAGCAGTAGTACTTTTTTTCCTTGTAAAACGATCAAATAGCATACAGGAAAAGGAGAATCAACTCAAAGTTGAAAGGTTCCTGAAGGATCACAAATCTCACGTACCAACGAGATACTCCTACGCCGATATTAAAAAGATGACAAATGGATTCAAGAAAAAGTTAGGTGAAGGAGGTTTCGGAAGTGTTTACAGTGGAGAGCTTCCGATTAATGGAGTTCCAGTCGCCGTAAAAGTCGTCAGTGACTCGAAAGGAAATGGAGAAGATTTTGTTAATGAAGTGGGAACCATTGGCAGAATTCATCATGTCAATGTGGTTCGTCTACTAGGGTTTTCTGCCGAAGTAGGCAAACGTGCGCTTCTTTACGAGCTCATGCCAAACAGGTCCCTAGAGAACTTCATCACATCTAAAGATCAATCCAATAACACTTTGTTTGATTGGCAGAAACTTCATAACATCGTCAAAGGTATAGCGAAGGGAATcgagtatcttcaccaagggtGCGACCGCATGATCCTCCACTTCGATATCAAGCCTCATAACATACTGTTAGACCATGATTTCAATCCTAAGATCTCAGATTTTGGTCTGGCTAAACTCTGTTCCAAAGAAGACAGTATCATATCTATGACAGCTGCTAGAGGCACCGTGGGCTACATTGCACCAGAAGTGTTTAACGGGAACTTCGGGAGCGTGTCACACAAGTCAGATGTGTACAGTTTCGGGATGCTGGTGCTTGAGATTGTTGGAGCTAGGAAGGAGGAGACTTCTCTTGCTTCTGGCAACAATGAGGTCTACTTTCCAGAATTGGTTTACAATCGTCTCGTTCAAGGAGAAGCGTTGGATTTGAAGCTAGATACCGATGAGGACACTCAGATTGCTAAGAAACTAGTCATTGTGGCACTTTGGTGCATCCAGTGGTACCCGGTGAATCGCCCTCCCATGAAAGCAGTTGTTAGAATGCTAGAAGGAGGCTCTGAAAACTTGAGCATGCCGCCAAATCCATTTGCTTCCACTAGTGCACAGACAGATCAACCAAGAACAACACTGTCAAGTTAA
- the LOC126619765 gene encoding uncharacterized protein LOC126619765: protein MAATTSSSTSAEALPNLRIVVESNPSNSRLSELGINSWPKWGCPPGKYTLKFDAAETCYLVKGKVKVYPRKGSSSSSDKECVEFGAGDLVTIPKGLSCTWDVSVAIDKHYKFDSS, encoded by the exons ATGGCAGCAACAACATCATCAAGTACTTCTGCAGAAGCACTTCCCAATCTAAGAATCGTAGTAGAAAGTAACCCTTCCAATTCACGATTATCTGAGTTGGGTATTAACTCATGGCCCAA ATGGGGGTGTCCACCGGGGAAGTACACATTGAAGTTTGATGCAGCGGAGACATGTTATCTGGTGAAAGGTAAGGTGAAGGTTTACCCTAGAAAAGGTTCATCATCGTCATCTGATAAGGAGTGTGTAGAGTTTGGTGCTGGAGACCTTGTGACCATTCCCAAGGGACTCAGTTGCACATGGGACGTCTCAGTTGCTATTGATAAACACTACAAATTCGATTCTTCATGA
- the LOC126618625 gene encoding probable LRR receptor-like serine/threonine-protein kinase At2g28960, with amino-acid sequence MLRRILLLTCVIAISFVVCHDAKEEENCRRNASCGDLLDIRYPFGLRTGSEVNCPRYPAKLSCEHNRTTLNLFNATYYVKGPIDYERHTIHVVDPGLLNDTCPFRPLNRLTFDDFKQSGYLPADEYRYSYYDPIYTTNYISFFDCLSPVESLDYVKINCSTTNSSSATISYSYIKVTDGVDNLQPSCNLTGIVMSSYGITQIGSGLSFSHIRDDLRSGIELYWGGFLPDGSYAASPDGSYAATPVGYCYDRYLSFYCFGERMFLDLIEAAKIIGWFLMARMMLGVFILLGFCCYKLYWKKFPKHEAVEEFLLACKNRMTRYSFSDIMKMMIELKIKVSQKGFWKKLLNDSVQKFLDACKNVRRRKYFYSDVKVIVVSLKQLSQGVYSKKFRKDEAVEEFLDAYKNLMPRRYSYSDIKKITMDFKDKLGKGGFGSVFKGELSDGHRVAVKMLSGSKGEGQDFINEVATIGRIHHVNVVQLIGFCSERSKRALVYDFMPNGSLEKYIFLEKEKGVVLGWDRMHEIALGVAGAIKYLHQGCDIQILHFDIKPHNILLDENLNAKISDFGLARLYPRDHNTLSLTAPRGTMGYIAPEMFYRNLGGVSHKADVYSFGMLLMEMTGRRKNLNAHAQNSSQIYFPSWIYDQLEKGLSVEIVDACENDKKVAKKMIMVALWCIQLKPADRPSMSKVVEMLEGEVEALQMPPKPFFCPQEMPMEDPVDETDSEDDTISLV; translated from the exons ATGCTGAGAAGAATCCTGTTACTAACATGTGTCATAGCTATCAGCTTTGTAGTGTGTCATGATgctaaggaagaagaaaactgtCGGAGGAATGCTTCATGTGGAGATCTCCTAGACATTCGATACCCCTTTGGCCTCAGAACCGGTTCTGAAGTTAATTGCCCCCGCTATCCAGCTAAGCTATCGTGCGAGCATAATCGAACCACCTTAAATCTCTTCAACGCTACATATTATGTCAAAGGGCCAATCGACTATGAGCGTCATACAATCCATGTTGTCGATCCTGGCTTGCTAAACGATACTTGCCCTTTTAGGCCACTCAACCGGTTAACGTTTGATGATTTCAAACAATCTGGATATTTGCCAGCGGATGAATACAGATACAGCTATTACGACCCAATTTATACCACTAATTATATATCCTTCTTCGATTGCTTGTCACCCGTTGAGTCTCTGGATTACGTAAAAATCAACTGCAGTACTACTAACTCATCATCTGCTACAATCTCATATTCTTATATTAAGGTGACAGATGGAGTGGACAATCTTCAACCCTCTTGTAATCTGACCGGAATCGTTATGTCTTCTTATGGCATCACACAAATTGGAAGTGGCCTTTCATTTTCTCACATCCGTGATGATTTGAGAAGCGGTATAGAGCTTTATTGGGGTGGATTTCTTCCCGACGGTTCGTATGCAGCTAGCCCCGACGGTTCGTACGCAGCTACCCCCGTCGGTTACTGCTACGACCGATACCTATCCTTCTACT GTTTCGGTGAAAGAATGTTCCTCG ATCTCATAGAAGCCGCCAAGATCATCG GGTGGTTTCTGATGGCGCGAATGATGCTCGgcgtttttattttgttgggtTTCTGTTGCTACAAACTGTACTGGAAAAAGTTCCCAAAGCATGAAGCAGTAGAAGAATTCTTGCTTGCTTGCAAGAATCGAATGACAAGGTATTCGTTTTCGGATATCATGAAAATGATGATTGAGTTAAAAATTAAAGTCAGTCAAAAAGGCTTTTGGAAAAAGCTCCTGAATGATTCAGTTCAAAAGTTCTTGGATGCATGCAAGAATGTTAGGAGAAGAAAGTATTTTTATTCGGACGTCAAGGTGATCGTAGTTTCTCTAAAACAACTGAGTCAAGGAGTCTATTCGAAAAAATTCCGAAAGGACGAGGCGGTTgaagaattcttggatgcataCAAGAATCTTATGCCCAGAAGGTATTCATATTCAGATATTAAGAAGATTACAATGGATTTCAAAGATAAACTCGGAAAGGGGGGCTTTGGTTCCGTCTTCAAAGGAGAGCTGTCGGATGGTCATCGTGTTGCAGTCAAGATGTTGAGTGGATCCAAAGGTGAAGGGCAAGATTTCATCAATGAAGTTGCTACAATTGGAAGAATCCATCATGTCAATGTGGTGCAACTAATTGGATTCTGTTCTGAGAGATCGAAAAGAGCTCTTGTTTACGACTTCATGCCTAATGGATCCCtcgaaaaatatatatttttggagaAAGAAAAAGGCGTTGTTCTTGGTTGGGATAGAATGCACGAGATAGCTCTCGGGGTGGCTGGTGCAATCAAATATCTACACCAGGGATGTGATATACAAATTCTGCACTTCGACATCAAACCTCACAACATTCTTCTTGATGAGAACCTCAATGCTAAAATCTCCGACTTTGGTCTTGCAAGACTTTACCCTAGAGATCATAACACTCTTTCTCTTACTGCTCCAAGAGGCACGATGGGATATATAGCTCCAGAAATGTTCTACAGAAACCTCGGAGGTGTTTCGCACAAAGCTGATGTTTATAGCTTCGGAATGTTGCTAATGGAAATGACCGGTCGGAGGAAGAACTTGAATGCGCATGCACAAAATTCAAGCCAAATATACTTCCCTTCCTGGATTTATGATCAACTAGAAAAGGGATTGAGTGTTGAAATTGTTGATGCCTGTGAGAATGATAAGAAAGTAGCCAAGAAGATGATCATGGTTGCATTGTGGTGCATACAACTGAAGCCGGCGGATCGCCCTTCCATGAGCAAAGTCGTAGAGATGCTTGAAGGTGAAGTCGAAGCCTTGCAGATGCCTCCGAAGCCTTTCTTCTGTCCCCAAGAGATGCCGATGGAAGATCCGGTTGATGAAACGGACAGTGAAGACGATACAATCTCCTTGGTATAA
- the LOC126618626 gene encoding rust resistance kinase Lr10-like isoform X1, with the protein MNTDSLLLRPLFFLLVIFFATAINVVPSQAAADDHGADCPISRCRHDGPVIKFPFRLQDDPRHCGHPDFEVSCLENKTMIQLSSSSGLFAIQTIDYEAQQFRVYDANGCLPRRLLNFTLPIDSSQLFHISDYFPSYDFPYFHCYTSTRTTQIENVTLLNCSTDQNFTTIFNEHYFPISCLSVPGHQVLAFPPSASVADLPVPTCSTWRELSLPLRRVDANNNGYKCIWDSFPWLEWESWDNFPACQNCGQGCFLSDSSNQLECYPSQWYSSQQRKVSGHASSRRSIILGASVASFALISAVVAVVLFFLVKRSNSIQEKENQLKVERFLKDHKSHVPTRYSYADIKKMTNGFKKKLGEGGFGSVYSGELPINGVPVAVKVVSDSKGNGEDFVNEVGTIGRIHHVNVVRLLGFSAEVGKRALLYELMPNRSLENFITSKDQSNNTLFDWQKLHNIVKGIAKGIEYLHQGCDRMILHFDIKPHNILLDHDFNPKISDFGLAKLCSKEDSIISMTAARGTVGYIAPEVFNGNFGSVSHKSDVYSFGMLVLEIVGARKEETSLASGNNEVYFPELVYNRLVQGEALDLKLDTDEDTQIAKKLVIVALWCIQWYPVNRPPMKAVVRMLEGGSENLSMPPNPFASTSAQTDQPRTTLSS; encoded by the exons ATGAATACCGATAGCCTGCTCCTCCGGCCTCTGTTTTTCTTGCTTGTAATTTTCTTCGCCACGGCCATTAATGTTGTACCAAGCCAAGCTGCAGCCGATGATCATGGCGCTGACTGCCCAATTTCACGGTGTAGGCATGATGGTCCCGTTATCAAGTTTCCCTTTCGCCTACAAGACGATCCCCGACACTGTGGCCATCCAGATTTTGAGGTTTCTTGCTTGGAAAACAAGACAATGATTCAGCTCTCATCGTCATCAGGACTGTTTGCCATACAAACAATAGATTACGAAGCGCAACAGTTTCGCGTCTACGATGCGAACGGTTGCCTCCCCAGACGCCTTCTTAACTTTACCCTCCCCATCGACTCATCACAGCTCTTTCATATCTCCGATTATTTCCCGTCCTATGATTTCCCGTATTTCCATTGCTATACTTCAACGCGTACCACACAGATAGAAAACGTTACATTATTAAACTGTTCCACAGATCAAAACTTTACCACAATCTTCAATGAGCACTACTTTCCAATCAGCTGTCTCAGTGTCCCAGGGCACCAAGTTCTGGCTTTTCCACCATCAGCTTCTGTCGCTGATTTGCCTGTGCCAACTTGTAGCACTTGGAGAGAACTCTCTCTTCCGTTACGAAGAGTGGATGCTAATAACAACGGATACAAGTGTATCTGGGACAGTTTTCCGTGGCTTGAATGGGAATCATGGGATAATTTCCCAGCATGCCAAAACTGTGGACAAGGTTGCTTTCTCAGTGACAGCAGCAATCAATTGGAGTGCTATCCTTCGCAGTGGTATTCTTCGCAACAGCGAAAAG TTTCAGGCCATGCATCAAGTAGGAGGTCGATTATCTTGGGAGCGAGCGTAGCTTCATTTGCTCTTATATCAGCGGTGGTAGCAGTAGTACTTTTTTTCCTTGTAAAACGATCAAATAGCATACAGGAAAAGGAGAATCAACTCAAAGTTGAAAGGTTCCTGAAGGATCACAAATCTCACGTACCAACGAGATACTCCTACGCCGATATTAAAAAGATGACAAATGGATTCAAGAAAAAGTTAGGTGAAGGAGGTTTCGGAAGTGTTTACAGTGGAGAGCTTCCGATTAATGGAGTTCCAGTCGCCGTAAAAGTCGTCAGTGACTCGAAAGGAAATGGAGAAGATTTTGTTAATGAAGTGGGAACCATTGGCAGAATTCATCATGTCAATGTGGTTCGTCTACTAGGGTTTTCTGCCGAAGTAGGCAAACGTGCGCTTCTTTACGAGCTCATGCCAAACAGGTCCCTAGAGAACTTCATCACATCTAAAGATCAATCCAATAACACTTTGTTTGATTGGCAGAAACTTCATAACATCGTCAAAGGTATAGCGAAGGGAATcgagtatcttcaccaagggtGCGACCGCATGATCCTCCACTTCGATATCAAGCCTCATAACATACTGTTAGACCATGATTTCAATCCTAAGATCTCAGATTTTGGTCTGGCTAAACTCTGTTCCAAAGAAGACAGTATCATATCTATGACAGCTGCTAGAGGCACCGTGGGCTACATTGCACCAGAAGTGTTTAACGGGAACTTCGGGAGCGTGTCACACAAGTCAGATGTGTACAGTTTCGGGATGCTGGTGCTTGAGATTGTTGGAGCTAGGAAGGAGGAGACTTCTCTTGCTTCTGGCAACAATGAGGTCTACTTTCCAGAATTGGTTTACAATCGTCTCGTTCAAGGAGAAGCGTTGGATTTGAAGCTAGATACCGATGAGGACACTCAGATTGCTAAGAAACTAGTCATTGTGGCACTTTGGTGCATCCAGTGGTACCCGGTGAATCGCCCTCCCATGAAAGCAGTTGTTAGAATGCTAGAAGGAGGCTCTGAAAACTTGAGCATGCCGCCAAATCCATTTGCTTCCACTAGTGCACAGACAGATCAACCAAGAACAACACTGTCAAGTTAA